The following proteins are encoded in a genomic region of Streptococcus cristatus AS 1.3089:
- a CDS encoding Cof-type HAD-IIB family hydrolase, producing MPIKMIATDMDGTLLDPRGELDLPRLTAVLDQLEERDIKFVIATGNEIQRMRLLLGDLTERMTLIVANGARIFEKNEMLLGTFWQPDLIADTLAYFQGQEREVHLVVTSTKGGFVQDGTDFPMISKIMTEEMAAHFYKRMNFVPNLQEHPFEEVLKMSVMVDEAQAAEITQQINTAFAGRLSAVTSGYGAIDIIQEGLHKAWGLRQLMDRWQIKSKEIMAFGDSENDLEMLELADFSYAMENGDEKLKRIASRLAPANAEAGVLQVIEQYLEKGV from the coding sequence ATGCCAATTAAAATGATCGCTACGGATATGGACGGCACCCTTTTGGACCCAAGAGGAGAGCTGGATTTGCCACGCCTGACAGCAGTTTTAGACCAGCTGGAGGAGCGGGACATCAAGTTTGTCATTGCGACGGGCAATGAAATCCAACGAATGCGCTTATTGTTGGGCGATTTGACAGAGCGTATGACCCTGATCGTCGCCAACGGCGCTCGAATCTTTGAAAAGAATGAAATGTTGCTGGGCACTTTCTGGCAGCCTGATTTGATTGCGGATACGCTGGCTTATTTTCAGGGTCAAGAACGAGAGGTGCATCTGGTGGTCACTTCCACTAAAGGTGGCTTTGTTCAGGACGGAACTGATTTTCCGATGATTAGCAAGATTATGACAGAAGAAATGGCGGCCCATTTTTACAAACGAATGAATTTCGTGCCTAATCTGCAAGAGCATCCGTTTGAAGAAGTGCTAAAGATGAGCGTTATGGTCGATGAAGCGCAAGCGGCAGAGATTACGCAGCAGATCAATACAGCATTTGCTGGACGATTGAGTGCTGTGACCAGCGGTTATGGCGCGATTGACATTATCCAAGAAGGTCTTCACAAGGCTTGGGGGCTTCGTCAGCTCATGGATCGGTGGCAAATCAAAAGCAAGGAAATCATGGCTTTTGGTGACAGCGAAAATGACTTGGAAATGCTGGAACTAGCGGATTTCTCCTATGCTATGGAAAATGGGGATGAGAAGCTTAAGCGCATTGCCAGTCGCTTGGCACCAGCCAATGCAGAGGCCGGTGTTTTGCAGGTGATTGAGCAATACTTAGAAAAAGGAGTCTAA
- a CDS encoding metal-dependent transcriptional regulator, giving the protein MTPNKEDYLKCIYEIGTRQEKITNKEIAQHMQVSPPAVTEMMKKMLAEELLSKDKKAGYLLTDLGLQLVSDLYRKHRLIEVFLVQKLGYTTDEIHQEAEILEHTVSERFVAGLEKMLDFPETCPHGGTIPAKHQLLEEKYHQSLASAQEPGNYLICRVHDNFELLAYLEKHNLNINQEIRFLQYDDYSQLYQLEVDGQEIQVSPMIAQQIYVEKI; this is encoded by the coding sequence ATGACGCCAAATAAAGAAGACTACTTAAAATGTATTTATGAAATTGGCACGCGCCAGGAAAAAATCACCAATAAGGAAATCGCCCAGCACATGCAGGTTTCCCCGCCAGCCGTGACGGAGATGATGAAGAAAATGCTGGCTGAAGAACTCCTAAGCAAGGACAAAAAGGCGGGCTATCTGCTAACCGACCTAGGCCTGCAGCTGGTCTCTGACCTCTACCGCAAGCACCGACTGATCGAGGTATTTCTGGTTCAAAAGCTGGGCTACACCACAGACGAAATCCATCAGGAAGCCGAGATTCTAGAACACACCGTTTCTGAGCGTTTTGTCGCAGGCTTAGAAAAAATGCTGGATTTCCCTGAAACCTGCCCACATGGTGGAACAATCCCAGCCAAGCACCAACTGTTGGAAGAAAAATACCATCAATCCCTTGCCTCCGCTCAAGAGCCTGGCAACTACCTCATCTGCCGTGTCCACGATAACTTTGAGCTTTTGGCCTATCTGGAAAAGCACAATCTGAACATAAACCAAGAAATCCGTTTCCTCCAGTATGACGACTACAGCCAGCTCTATCAACTAGAAGTAGACGGCCAAGAAATTCAAGTCAGCCCTATGATTGCCCAGCAGATTTATGTGGAGAAAATATAA
- a CDS encoding DUF3114 domain-containing protein has translation MVMKVEIEQCYTELQALGWSQATLDTVFLAEMVSLPYESTRQSLFEEAFLFGSPLFQKLWSFECRVAQPQQAEKLLELAMLYMDMPDELSGEAAEITKLLLRMHPNLSPHTPFWRQFSQTIRQAFSPADFIADSGNQRLKGQLHQFRYLISSQQAQWVREHFRKSGMTDGQALVAYFQTHPELDCQLWESSRLHNKAFVDKDKVTYPDHQPYQANIKILHRFHTEFILDREGRFLNILDPEGSSQNGLVNGASFNYGKKPSFFNHSSHYYYDVKSPAQWDPQFRRLAIRNGGQAFKAPQNNRGLDGYHMAKSHYAIEGKSVKSQVDAQVKDFEKSLVEKLKGKDYLKYLWNKVKNKYLRL, from the coding sequence ATGGTGATGAAAGTAGAAATAGAGCAATGCTATACAGAATTACAAGCGCTCGGCTGGTCTCAAGCTACTCTCGATACAGTTTTTCTAGCAGAAATGGTGTCATTACCGTATGAATCAACCCGCCAGAGTCTTTTTGAGGAGGCCTTTCTATTTGGCAGTCCCCTCTTTCAGAAGCTATGGTCTTTTGAATGCCGAGTAGCCCAGCCCCAGCAAGCTGAGAAGTTGTTAGAGCTAGCTATGCTCTATATGGATATGCCTGATGAATTGAGCGGAGAGGCAGCAGAAATTACCAAACTGCTCTTGCGTATGCATCCGAACTTATCGCCTCACACTCCCTTTTGGCGCCAGTTTTCTCAAACGATTCGGCAGGCTTTTTCTCCAGCAGACTTTATTGCAGACAGTGGCAATCAAAGGTTAAAAGGTCAGTTGCACCAGTTTCGCTACCTTATTTCCAGTCAGCAAGCCCAGTGGGTTAGAGAGCATTTTCGTAAGTCGGGGATGACAGATGGCCAGGCTCTCGTAGCCTATTTTCAGACGCATCCTGAACTGGATTGCCAGCTTTGGGAATCTTCGCGGCTGCACAATAAAGCCTTTGTCGATAAGGACAAGGTGACCTACCCAGACCATCAGCCCTATCAGGCCAATATCAAGATCCTCCATCGTTTCCATACCGAGTTTATTCTGGATAGGGAAGGTCGGTTTCTCAATATCCTAGATCCAGAAGGAAGCAGTCAAAATGGGCTAGTCAATGGAGCTAGTTTTAATTATGGGAAGAAACCTTCGTTTTTCAATCACAGTTCCCATTATTACTACGATGTCAAAAGTCCAGCCCAGTGGGATCCCCAGTTTCGCAGGCTGGCGATTCGAAATGGCGGGCAAGCCTTCAAAGCCCCTCAAAATAATCGCGGCTTGGATGGTTACCATATGGCTAAGAGTCATTATGCGATTGAGGGGAAAAGCGTTAAAAGTCAAGTTGATGCCCAAGTAAAAGATTTTGAAAAATCATTAGTCGAAAAGTTAAAAGGGAAAGATTATCTCAAATATTTATGGAATAAAGTGAAAAATAAATATCTGAGATTATAG
- a CDS encoding SGNH/GDSL hydrolase family protein yields MAVQLLEQWLLNEQAKIQKNYRDLNQLAVKEPAIIFIGDSIVEYFPLHELLQSPKTLVNRGIRGYKTDLLLENLDAHLFGQALDKVFLLIGTNDIGKEMPQAETLANLEAVVQEISRDYPLAQIQLLSVLPVNEQEQYKGTVYIRTNEKIQALNRAYQDLASIYTNVHFIDLYDNFLDENGQLREDFTTDGLHLTIAGYVTLSKALQRYL; encoded by the coding sequence ATGGCAGTTCAATTATTAGAACAGTGGCTTTTGAATGAGCAGGCAAAGATCCAGAAAAATTATCGGGATCTGAATCAGCTTGCGGTCAAAGAGCCAGCGATTATTTTTATCGGTGATTCGATTGTGGAATATTTCCCGCTGCATGAGCTATTGCAAAGCCCTAAAACCTTGGTCAATCGTGGCATTCGTGGCTACAAGACTGATTTGCTTTTAGAAAACTTGGATGCCCATCTCTTTGGACAGGCTCTGGACAAGGTCTTTCTCCTGATTGGAACCAACGACATTGGCAAGGAGATGCCTCAGGCTGAAACGCTGGCCAATCTGGAAGCAGTTGTTCAGGAGATTTCTCGCGACTATCCTCTGGCTCAGATCCAGCTGCTGTCCGTCCTGCCTGTGAATGAGCAGGAGCAGTATAAAGGAACGGTTTATATCCGAACGAACGAGAAAATCCAAGCCCTCAATCGTGCCTACCAAGACCTAGCAAGCATCTATACCAATGTCCATTTTATCGACCTTTATGATAACTTCTTGGATGAGAACGGTCAGCTGCGGGAGGATTTTACTACGGATGGCTTGCACCTGACTATTGCTGGCTATGTGACGCTGTCAAAGGCTTTGCAGCGATATCTGTAG